AGAGAGCACAACTCGCTTTGATAACGCAGCAATGTCGACAATATTGAAAGACTTAAGCCTTGCTTGTTACGTCGTGAACCACCCAGAAAAAGGTTTAGGCGTAAGCCAAAAATCTGAGATTGCATCGGGCGACTCAGCAAGTGCAGCGAACAGCCAGCCTGTTAGCGCTTTTGCTCCTGCACTCGGTACACAAAGCTTGGGCGACGAAGATTTTCGTCGCTGTCATGGCGTGAAATACGCTTACTATGCAGGCGCAATGGCAAACGGCATTTCATCTGAAGAGTTGGTGATTGCGCTTGGCCAAGCTGGCATTCTTTGTTCATTTGGCGCGGCGGGCTTAATCCCGTCTCGCGTTGAGCAAGCGATCAACCGTATTCAAGCAGCACTGCCAAACGGTCCTTATGCGTTTAACCTGATTCACAGCCCAAGCGAACCCGCTCTAGAGCGTGGCAGTGTAGAGCTGTTTTTGAAGCACAAAGTGAAAACGGTTGAGGCTTCTGCCTTCTTAGGTTTAACACCGCAAATCGTTCACTACCGTGCCGCGGGCCTTAGCCGTGATCCACAAGGTGAGATTCAGATCGGCAACAAAGTTATTGCTAAAGTAAGCCGTACTGAAGTCGCGAGTAAGTTCATGCAACCAGCTCCAGCTAAAATGCTGCAAGCTCTAGTTGATGAAGGTCGAATCACAGCAGAACAGATGGAACTGGCACAGCTGGTTCCTATGGCTGATGACATTACCGCAGAAGCCGATTCTGGTGGTCACACCGACAACCGTCCGCTAGTAACACTGCTACCAACGATTCTAGCGCTGAAAGAGCAAATCCAAGCTCAGTATCAATTCAAAACACCGCTACGTGTCGGTTGTGGTGGTGGCGTAGGTACACCTGATGCTGCTCTAGCGACGTTTAACATGGGTGCGGCATACATTGTTACCGGTTCAATCAACCAAGCGTGTGTTGAGGCTGGCGCGAGCGAACACACACGTAAGCTGCTTTCGACAACTGAAATGGCTGACGTGACTATGGCTCCGGCAGCAGACATGTTCGAAATGGGCGTGAAACTACAAGTGGTTAAGCGTGGCACCTTGTTCCCAATGCGTGCCAACAAACTGTATGAGCTATACACACGTTACGACTCGATTGAAGCAATTCCAGTTGAAGAACGTTTAAAGCTAGAGAAGCAGGTATTCCGTTCAACACTGGATGACATTTGGGCAGGGACTGTGGCGCACTTTAACGAGCGCGATCCTAAACAGATCGAACGCGCTGAAGGCAACCCTAAACGTAAAATGGCGTTGATCTTCCGTTGGTACTTGGGTCTTTCTAGCCGTTGGTCAAACACCGGCGAACAAGGTCGTGAGATGGATTACCAAGTATGGGCAGGCCCGGCACTTGGCGCATTCAACGCATGGGCGAAAGACAGCTACCTAGATGATTACCAGCAGCGTAATGCAGTCGACCTAGCAAAACACCTAATGCACGGCGCAGCCTACTTGGCTCGTGTTAACCTGCTGACTTCGCAAGGTATCAAGCTTGATCCTGAACTAGCACGCTGGAAGCCGACGCAAAGAATGGCTTAAGTGCCGAGTAGCTAGCTAAATTTTACCAAATAAAAAAGCGACATTAATTAGGTCGCTTTTCTTTGAATCATCGAAATGTCATTGCAGTCGTTGGTTATTTGATCGCTTTATTTAGCTTCTCGCCAACCACATCTAAACGCCAACCTTGCATAACATCTGGCAGCTTTTCAGGATTGCGATCGTACTTCCAAATCCAGCTTAACACTTGATTAAGTTGCTTCTTCGACGCCAAAAACTCAGTCGCTAAACCACTGTGTTGCGATGCTGTTTTCACTTCATCTTTCAACACTTTGAAGAGTTGCTTGTAACCTGGGTAGTCCATTAAACGTTCTACTGGCGCAGGGTACTCTTCTTCTGGCGTATGCTCAGCTAACTTAACGATTGAACTGATTTTAGCGCCATGGCGACGTACAGAGCGGTAATCAAAACCTTCTTGCTCCATGTGCTTAGGGTC
Above is a window of Vibrio atlanticus DNA encoding:
- the pfaD gene encoding eicosapentaenoate synthase subunit PfaD, which produces MTTQTTINNEKLSPWPWQIEESTTRFDNAAMSTILKDLSLACYVVNHPEKGLGVSQKSEIASGDSASAANSQPVSAFAPALGTQSLGDEDFRRCHGVKYAYYAGAMANGISSEELVIALGQAGILCSFGAAGLIPSRVEQAINRIQAALPNGPYAFNLIHSPSEPALERGSVELFLKHKVKTVEASAFLGLTPQIVHYRAAGLSRDPQGEIQIGNKVIAKVSRTEVASKFMQPAPAKMLQALVDEGRITAEQMELAQLVPMADDITAEADSGGHTDNRPLVTLLPTILALKEQIQAQYQFKTPLRVGCGGGVGTPDAALATFNMGAAYIVTGSINQACVEAGASEHTRKLLSTTEMADVTMAPAADMFEMGVKLQVVKRGTLFPMRANKLYELYTRYDSIEAIPVEERLKLEKQVFRSTLDDIWAGTVAHFNERDPKQIERAEGNPKRKMALIFRWYLGLSSRWSNTGEQGREMDYQVWAGPALGAFNAWAKDSYLDDYQQRNAVDLAKHLMHGAAYLARVNLLTSQGIKLDPELARWKPTQRMA